In one window of Xiphophorus hellerii strain 12219 chromosome 23, Xiphophorus_hellerii-4.1, whole genome shotgun sequence DNA:
- the slc34a1b gene encoding LOW QUALITY PROTEIN: sodium-dependent phosphate transport protein 2A (The sequence of the model RefSeq protein was modified relative to this genomic sequence to represent the inferred CDS: deleted 1 base in 1 codon), with translation MKMNVVQLSSQPKLSLEEDRESGIGSTLDLTGSSECYNERPNRFSTVLSINTGSVHTEKENSPHTTAVSPGKIKQRLINLSKIPLLFILLFFFICSLDTLSSAFQLAGGKVAGDIFQDNVVLSNPVAGLVVGILVTVLVQSSSTSTSIVVSLVASGLLKVKLAVPVIMGTNIGTSVTNTIVAMMQAAERNEFQRAFAGATVHDCFNWLSVLVLLPLEVASGVITHLSQWLVSVFRLQPGEEAPELLKVITEPVTKLIIQLDKCVITGIAMGNEVMRNRSLVKQWCRDDTVLSAGNKSAEDCGLGSDLSSTHVKCRHLFASTELSDLTVGLILLAASLAVLCTCLLLLVKLLNSLLQGQMAKVIHRVINTDLPYPFGWLAGYIAMFVGAGVTFVVQSSSVFTSAMTPLVGIGVISLERAYPLTLGSNIGTTATALLAALASPGNKIVASIQIALCHLLFNVFGILLWYPVPFMRLPIRMAYVLGERTAKYRWFAILYLLLCFLLLPSLVLGLSLAGWQVMAGVGGPFLGITLFIAIVNMMQAHSPRHLPTKLQTWDFLPKWMHSLKPLDRLIVKATVCCSFTCEAGQNQETEDEDPISPHTVSVRTQDESASSQKKEQLAYNNPVLDCLEEIRPGVPVFKLKGLERCNSTPL, from the exons ATGAAGATGAATGTGGTTCAGCTTTCCTCCCAGCCCAAACTCTCACTGGAGGAGGACAGGGAGTCTGGCATCGGATCCACTCTTGACCTCACTGGCAGCTCTGAGTGCTACAATGAACGTCCCAATCGCTTCTCTACTGTACTGTCAATAAATACAGGCAGTGTACACACAGAAAAAG AAAACTCTCCGCACACTACAGCTGTGAGTCCAGGCAAGATCAAGCAGCGTCTTATCAATCTATCAAAGATCCCTCTCCttttcatcctcctcttcttcttcatttgCTCGTTGGACACGCTGAGCTCTGCCTTCCAGTTAGCAGGGG gtaaagtGGCAGGGGACATTTTCCAGGACAATGTCGTGCTGTCCAACCCTGTGGCAGGACTGGTGGTGGGGATCCTGGTCACCGTCCTCGTCCAGAGCTcatccacctccacctccattGTTGTCAGTCTGGTGGCCTCAGGAT TGTTGAAAGTGAAGTTGGCCGTTCCAGTTATCATGGGCACAAATATCGGAACCTCTGTCACAAACACCATCGTAGCCATGATGCAGGCCGCAGAAAGAAACGAGTTTCAACG GGCCTTCGCCGGAGCAACAGTCCACGACTGCTTCAACTGGCTGTCTGTGCTGGTGCTGTTGCCCTTGGAGGTGGCGAGC GGAGTCATTACCCATCTGTCCCAGTGGCTGGTCAGTGTCTTCAGACTACAGCCTGGGGAGGAAGCACCTGAGCTACTGAAGGTCATCACTGAGCCAGTCACCAAGCTCATTATACAG CTGGACAAATGTGTGATCACAGGGATCGCCATGGGAAATGAGGTCATGAGGAACCGGAGCCTGGTGAAACAGTGGTGCAGGGATGACACAGTCTTG TCTGCTGGCAATAAAAGTGCTGAAGACTGTGGTCTCGGTTCTGACTTATCCTCAACACATGTCAAGT GCCGACATTTGTTTGCATCTACAGAACTGTCAGACCTCACAGTGGGGCTGATTCTCCTGGCAGCCTCTCTGGCCGTCCTCTGCACATGTCTGCTGCTTCTGGTCAAACTGCTCAATTCTCTGCTTCAAGGTCAAATGGCAAAGGTCATCCATAGAGTCATTAATACAG ACCTGCCATATCCATTTGGATGGCTGGCGGGGTACATCGCCATGTTTGTAGGCGCAGGGGTTACGTTTGTCGTCCAGAGCAGCTCGGTTTTCACCTCGGCTATGACTCCTCTAGTTG GAATTGGTGTCATCAGTCTGGAGCGGGCCTATCCGCTCACGCTGGGCTCCAACATCGGCACCACTGCCACCGCCTTACTTGCAGCTCTGGCCAGTCCTGGGAACAAAATAGTAGCTTCCATTCAG ATTGCTTTGTGTCACCTCCTCTTCAATGTTTTTGGCATCCTGCTGTGGTATCCTGTTCCATTCATGCGTCTGCCCATCAGGATGGCTTATGTTCTGGGGGAACGCACGGCCAAATACCGCTGGTTTGCCATCCTCTACCTTCTCTTGTGTTTCCTGCTCCTTCCATCCCTCGTGTTGGGCCTTTCCCTGGCTGGCTGGCAGGTGATGGCTGGAGTTGGGGGTCCTTTTTTGGGTATCACTCTCTTCATTGCTATAGTAAATATGATGCAGGCTCACAGCCCCCGGCATCTTCCCACCAAACTCCAAACCTGGGACTTCCTGCCCAAGTGGATGCATTCTCTCAAACCTCTTGACCGCTTGATAGTGAAGGCAACTGTCTGCTGCAGTTTCACTTGCGAGGCAGGTCAGAACCAAGAGACGGAGGATGAAGACCCAATCTCACCGCACACAGTGTCTGTCAGAACGCAGGATGAGTCCGCTTCGTCCCAGAAGAAAGAACAGCTGGCTTACAATAACCCGGTTCTGGACTGCTTGGAAGAGATCAGACCAGGTGTCCcggtttttaaattaaaaggctTGGAGAGGTGCAACAGTACTCCACTGTAG